TCTTCCACACCACCGCCAAAATTCTGGAGGCGGCCAGGAAAGGATGAGTCAGTCGGCGTTACGATATTTTCCCGCGCAATGATTGGCTGCCTTCTACGGAGCAGTTGAAGTACTCTCCAAAAAAGCCCCCCGGCGTTGATTGGCCGGCGCACGTATAGTAGCTTCCTGTTTCCAAAGCCCTGTACCTGCCCTGTATGCTATCTGAACCCACCTACCTGGCGGCCCGCGTGGTAGCCCCGATGATTGAAGCGCACTTTGCCCGGCATCGAGCGGCGGCTAGTGCGCAGCAGGCAGTCAACCTGGGGCCACCGCCGTCGGCGCATCTGGTGGAGGTTATGATTGATGTGGCTTTTTGGGCCAGCTTGAGGCGGGAGGAAGGGCACCCACCCAAGATTTCGCTGGCCCTGCTGGAGCCTGGGCAGGCAACCCAGGCCGTGGAGTTTACCAAGCGGCGGCTTATTCCGTATAACCTCCTCAAGCTGGCGCCTGCTGTGGAGCAGCCCGGGATTCACCTCGGCGTGTGGCACGATGCGGAGGGCCTTTACGTGTGGGGCACCGCCACGGGCACGCCGCCGCTGAGTCTGGTGCTGGAAGTAGTGGAGCCCGGCCTGCTGGTAGCCAAGCACCGCCGCGCCGATGGCTTCGGCAAGTTTGTGAACGTGGCCATCCTGCGCGGCGAGCAGCTCCAGCTGGTCGATATTGAAAATACGGCCGTCGATGACTGTCCGGCGCTGCAGAAGTTTCTGCCCGACCCAGGACTACCGGATGCTGCCGGTGAGCTAGATAACGTGCTGGTGGAGCTGGCCGCCGTGATGCGCGCCCACGGTCGGGGCGGGCTGGTACTCGTGGTGCCCACTGAGTCGCAGAAGTGGCAAGAGTCGA
The window above is part of the Hymenobacter radiodurans genome. Proteins encoded here:
- a CDS encoding putative sensor domain DACNV-containing protein, with translation MLSEPTYLAARVVAPMIEAHFARHRAAASAQQAVNLGPPPSAHLVEVMIDVAFWASLRREEGHPPKISLALLEPGQATQAVEFTKRRLIPYNLLKLAPAVEQPGIHLGVWHDAEGLYVWGTATGTPPLSLVLEVVEPGLLVAKHRRADGFGKFVNVAILRGEQLQLVDIENTAVDDCPALQKFLPDPGLPDAAGELDNVLVELAAVMRAHGRGGLVLVVPTESQKWQESIVHPMTYPVMPVYTGIAEIRQQEQAKWQWREEVQRAIGIVGGFTAVDGATIITRDYHLLAFGAKVARARSSALVDKMVLTEPVVESEAKYMHPAQNGGTRHLAAAQFVFDQRDAVALVASQDGFFTVFAWSTSLEMVHAHRIDVLLL